In Helianthus annuus cultivar XRQ/B chromosome 9, HanXRQr2.0-SUNRISE, whole genome shotgun sequence, the following are encoded in one genomic region:
- the LOC110878325 gene encoding ATP-dependent RNA helicase-like protein DB10 produces the protein MAATATETAATPTAAPRYAPEDPTLPKPWKGLVDGTTGYLYYWNPETNVTQYERPSGSKGSSQPHKSSSVAISSAVQVQKSSHQENGSVDDYRYGRSSNGGSKHSSGTRGYDSTRSGSHNSHSHSSGTVAAGPGGTSGRPYGPSVGSGLSPDAYRQQHEITVTGDNVPPPFTSFEDTGFPSELLREVLEAGFTAPTPIQAQSWPVALQSRDIVAIAKTGSGKTLGYLIPAFIHLKRVHKNRQMGPTVLVLSPTRELATQIQAEAVKFGRSSKILCTCLYGGAPKGPQLRELDRGTDIVVATPGRLNDILEMRRLSLSQVTFLVLDEADRMLDMGFEPQIRKIVKEVPARRQTLMYTATWPKEVRKIAADLLVNPIQVNIGNVDELVANKAITQHIEVLAPMEKNRRLELILRSQEPRSKVIIFCSTKKMCDQLARSLTRQFAAAAIHGDKSQGERDYVLNQFRSGRSPVLVATDVAARGLDIKDIRVVVNYDFPTGVEDYVHRIGRTGRAGATGEAYTFFTEQDAKHASDLVKVLEGANQRVPKELRDMAARSGGMGGRSRRWGSGPSYGSRDGGRGGRSDSSFGGRSSGGGRGGRSDSSFGGRSSWNSGRGGAHDSNRGGYNHRSFHESIAGAGEKRGRSRSPPGKYGSGWGRGSRSRSPERFDKPPRSNGPRFRPSDEDEEGLIRD, from the exons ATGGCTGCTACTGCGACCGAGACAGCAGCGACACCTACTGCTGCTCCACGTTACGCTCCAGAGGACCCCACCCTTCCTAAACCTTGGAAAGGGTTAGTTGACGGTACAACTGGATATCTCTACTATTGGAACCCAGAGACCAATGTTACTCAATATGAGCGGCCCTCAGGGTCTAAGGGCTCTTCTCAACCACACAAATCGTCTTCAGTGGCCATAAGTTCTGCAGTTCAGGTGCAAAAGTCTTCACATCAAGAGAATGGCTCTGTCGATGATTATAGATACGGTAGAAGCAGCAATGGTGGATCAAAGCATTCATCTGGAACAAGAGGCTACGAT AGTACAAGAAGCGGGTCCCATAATTCACACAGCCATTCAAGCGGGACAGTAGCTGCGGGACCCGGAGGAACTTCAGGACGACCTTATGGGCCTTCAGTTGGAAGTGGTTTATCCCCAGATGCTTATCGCCAGCAGCATGAGATAACTGTAACT GGAGACAATGTGCCTCCACCTTTTACATCATTTGAAGATACCGGGTTTCCATCTGAGTTACTTAGAGAG GTACTTGAGGCTGGGTTTACAGCCCCGACTCCAATACAAGCACAGTCATGGCCTGTTGCCCTTCAAAGTCGTGACATTGTAGCCATTGCAAAAACGGGGTCAGGAAAAACCTTGGGTTACTTGATTCCTGCATTTATTCACCTTAAAAGAGTTCACAAGAATCGTCAAATGGGTCCCACTGTTTTGGTTTTATCACCCACCAGAGAATTAGCTACCCAGATACAAGCTGAAGCCGTCAAGTTTGGAAGATCATCAAAGATACTGTGCACT TGTTTGTATGGAGGAGCACCGAAGGGCCCCCAGCTAAGAGAATTAGATCGCGGGACGGATATTGTGGTTGCAACACCTGGTCGTTTGAACGATATTTTGGAGATGAGAAGACTAAGCTTAAGTCAAGTTACGTTTTTGGTGTTGGATGAAGCTGATCGGATGTTGGACATGGGATTTGAACCTCAGATCAGGAAAATTGTTAAGGAGGTGCCAGCTCGCCGTCAGACACTTATGTACACCGCCACTTGGCCAAAGGAGGTCCGCAAAATAGCTGCAGATTTGTTGGTTAATCCAATTCAGGTCAACATTGGCAATGTCGACGAGCTTGTTGCCAACAAGGCTATCACTCAG CATATTGAGGTTTTGGCTCCAATGGAGAAAAACAGACGGTTGGAACTAATCTTAAGATCTCAAGAACCGAGATCGAAGGTCATCATCTTCTGCTCAACCAAAAAGATGTGTGATCAGCTGGCTCGCAGCTTGACCCGTCAATTTGCTGCCGCTGCTATCCATGGAGACAAATCTCAGGGTGAAAGAGATTACGTGTTGAATCAGTTTCGCAGTGGCCGCTCTCCTGTGCTTGTAGCAACTGATGTTGCTGCTCGTGGATTAGATATCAAGGACATCAG GGTGGTGGTCAATTACGACTTTCCTACGGGAGTGGAGGACTACGTGCACCGAATCGGAAGGACCGGGAGGGCAGGTGCGACCGGAGAGGCTTATACGTTTTTCACAGAACAGGACGCAAAACATGCTTCTGATCTAGTCAAAGTATTGGAAGGTGCAAATCAACGTGTTCCGAAGGAACTTCGAGACATGGCGGCACGTAGCGGTGGGATGGGCGGCCGGTCTAGACGTTGGGGCTCTGGTCCGAGTTACGGAAGTCGTGATGGAGGTCGTGGAGGACGGTCCGATTCAAGCTTTGGTGGAAGGAGTAGCGGCGGAGGTCGTGGAGGACGCTCTGATTCAAGCTTTGGTGGAAGGAGTAGTTGGAACTCCGGGAGGGGTGGAGCCCATGACAG CAATAGGGGTGGTTACAATCATAGGAGCTTCCATGAAAGCATTGCGGGTGCTGGAGAGAAGCGAGGCAGGAGCAGAAGTCCACCTGGCAAATACGGTTCAGGATGGGGTAGGGGCAGTCGTAGCCGCAGCCCTGAGAGGTTTGATAAGCCACCTAGATCAAACGGCCCTCGTTTTCGTCCTTCTGATGAAGATGAGGAAGGCCTGATCCGGGATTAA
- the LOC110878323 gene encoding transcription factor MYB98: MDAFNFQMFGSTFGHSSQQVSCLTSADNGLQMKGNGRKTKGRRKGSKSCRKSLIVKGQWNSQEDRLLVQLVKQYGDSKWSRVAEKLPGRIAKQCRDRWQNHLRPDITKDAWSEEEDKLLIAIHKEVGNKWSEIARRLPGRSENTIKNHWNATKRRQLSSRRRGKTKCQSLLQEYIRSVPSSSSSSSSEDQINIKRNADNNSQVVIAPIAPITSLQTSFSSGVTATFSSSIEDYGLGAMFGYIPGAPAVNESCFEFDPVPSHLTSQLEFDFQKEMDFLEMLYQ; encoded by the exons ATGGATGCATTCAACTTTCAAATGTTTGGATCGACGTTCGGACATTCATCTCAACAAGTTTCTTGCTTGACCTCGGCTGATAACGGGCTTCAAATGAAAGGAAATGGTAGGAAGACTAAGGGCAGAAGGAAGGGTAGCAAAAGTTGTCGGAAAAGTCTAATCGTTAAAGGACAATGGAATTCCCAAGAAGACAG GTTGTTGGTGCAGTTGGTGAAGCAGTATGGGGACAGCAAATGGTCCAGGGTTGCGGAAAAGCTTCCCGGAAGGATCGCCAAGCAGTGCCGAGATAGATGGCAAAACCATCTGAGGCCAGATATTACG AAAGATGCATGGTCCGAGGAAGAAGACAAGTTACTGATTGCGATTCACAAAGAAGTTGGAAACAAATGGTCAGAAATAGCAAGGAGGTTACCAGGTAGGAGCGAAAACACCATAAAAAACCACTGGAATGCTACCAAAAGGCGCCAGCTGTCATCCCGGAGGCGTGGCAAAACAAAGTGCCAGTCCCTCTTGCAAGAGTACATCAGGAGTGTcccttcatcatcttcttcttcttcatctgaaGATCAGATCAATATCAAACGTAACGCTGATAATAATTCACAGGTTGTTATTGCACCAATCGCACCAATCACGTCTCTGCAAACAAGCTTCTCGTCTGGTGTGACTGCGACGTTTTCATCTTCTATAGAGGACTATGGTTTAGGTGCGATGTTTGGTTACATACCAGGCGCGCCAGCGGTCAACGAGAGCTGTTTTGAGTTTGACCCTGTGCCATCTCATTTGACTAGTCAGTTGGAGTTTGATTTCCAGAAAGAGATGGATTTTCTGGAGATGCTTTATCAATAA
- the LOC110878322 gene encoding tRNA (adenine(58)-N(1))-methyltransferase catalytic subunit TRMT61A, translating to MLLTDSTKKLSFNRKISDGDLVIVYEKHDTMKAVKVSEKSVLENRFGVFKHSDWIGKPFGCKVSSHKGGFVYLLAPTPELWTLVLSHRTQILYIADISFVVMYLELIPGCVVLESGTGSGSLTTSLARAIAPMGHVYTFDFHEQRAEAARADFEKTGLSSLVTVGVRDIQGEGFPKDLVGVADAVFLDLPQPWLAIPSAGEMLKPDGVLCSFSPCIEQVQRSSETLTSKFTDIRTFEVLLRTYEVREVKMDQCQSEEGTPGSHRPSKRKHRASEASHWQQDSSGSPVVMARPSSEARGHTGYLTFARLRCVE from the exons ATGTTgcttactgattcaacaaagaAATTATCGTTTAACCGAAAAATCAGCGATGGCGATTTGGTTATAGTATACGAGAAACACGACACCATGAAGGCTGTAAAAGTAAGCGAGAAGTCTGTTCTCGAGAACCGATTCGGTGTGTTTAAACACTCGGATTGGATTGGGAAACCGTTCGGCTGCAAAGTGTCTAGTCACAAGGGCGGTTTTGTTTACTTGCTGGCTCCGACACCGGAGTTATGGacgttagttttaagccacagaACTCAAATCCTTTACATTGCGGATATAAGTTTTGTGGTCATGTATTTAGAATTGATTCCCGGTTGTGTGGTGCTGGAATCCGGGACTGGAAGTGGATCATTGACGACTTCGTTGGCAAGGGCGATTGCTCCTATGGGTCATGTGTATACGTTTGATTTTCATGAGCAGAGGGCTGAGGCTGCTAGAGCGGATTTTGAGAAGACGGGTTTGAGTAGTTTGGTGACGGTGGGAGTTAGAGATATTCAGGGTGAGGGGTTTCCGAAAGATTTGGTTGGTGTTGCAGATGCGGTGTTTTTGGATCTGCCGCAGCCTTGGCTTGCTATACCGTCTGCTGGAGAAATGTTGAAACCAGATGGTGTTTTGTGCTCGTTCTCGCCTTGCATTGAACAAGTACAACGTTCGTCTGAAACTCTGACATCGAAGTTTACTG ATATAAGAACATTCGAGGTGCTTCTGCGCACATATGAAGTTCGAGAAGTGAAAATGGATCAATGTCAAAGTGAAGAAGGTACTCCTGGGTCCCACCGCCCAAGCAAGAGGAAGCACCGTGCAAGTGAAGCAAGTCATTGGCAACAAGATAGTTCCGGTTCACCTGTTGTGATGGCTAGACCGTCTAGCGAGGCAAGAGGTCACACCGGATATTTAACATTTGCTAGACTCAGATGTGTTGAATGA